Genomic DNA from Dermacentor variabilis isolate Ectoservices chromosome 6, ASM5094787v1, whole genome shotgun sequence:
CTGTCCGaccgttttcgtgggccgatctcgaaggtagCGAAGTTTTAACGCAGCTGTAAGAACCGCACGGTGGCACCCTATATCACGGTGGTACCGGTACCGGTGGTACACGTGGCTACACTCCGACACGGGCGCTTAATTGTATATGTAGTTATCTGCATAGTTACGAATGCTACTAGTCCATATGTTTATACCTACGTAGATAGTCGCACAATGCTGCCCTATCGCCATTCGACCGGTACGTGGATCCCACCGGTACCTGGCTCTCGCTGTAAAGCAACAGATCAGCCGTCAGAGACGCGTAAATTACTTCGTTGTATATATACACGCGTTCATCATACACATGAAAGTTAGGAATTCGGACCGGGACATAATCAATCGTTCGTTATACAGATAATTTCGTTGTAGAAGCGCTCTACTGTATATCGAAAGTACGCACATGCCCAGCACATCCGTCTGCAGCTGTACCTCTTCCGATATAAAAGCACCTCGGTTTCTAGGGAAGccatgaaaaagagaaaaaacaaacaagggGGGTAGGGGAGGGGTGTTTAACTATCAGCGCGCACGTACGCAActacagagagagggagagagaaggcgCGATAAGCTGAGTCAACCAAGACAGACGGGACATTTCTCGAATAGATGAAAAGTCAAGATCGTCTAGAACAAGTCTCGTTTCCGCTTTCTTCAGCGCTTCAACGCGTAGAGTCATGGGACTACAGCTCGTTGAGAAACCAGTCGAGCAACGATTGCAGACGACGCTCTGAAGTACGGTTCTGAAGTAACCGCGCGCAAGAGCGTACGTGTTCTGGCCTCGTTGCCGTTGTTTGTTCGCGTTTAAACCCACGTTAACGTGTATTCTGCTCGCACGCGTGTGGGTAGCtacctttcctctttcctttttcttcccaccttcatatcttccatttctgtgttgctgtaacctcccttcagaagagtaggcaggcgttgtgccccttccggtggcagttgccagcctgctcctcgctttccctttcctgttacctgtgtatatgtgtatatgtgttcaaaacaaataataataataataatagctacACGCACCAACATCGCCTCCTACACACGAGACCACCGCATTCCAGAAAGATTGTACGAGATTTCAGGCAGAAGGCTGTCACTTGCAACCTATACGCAAGTGGTGTTTAACCACGGATGATCGAGAACGGCACCAACGAATTCTACAGGTAGCCGCATCTATAGATTCATAGCCATGGCAGGGACTAATTGCGTGTCTctgcataggcgtacttagcatcAATTGCCAGGCACAGCGTCTTCAAGATGACTTCGGTTATAACGTCCAGCGAAGCCGATGTCTGAGCCCTTACTAAAAGATTTCGGTGTGAAACGCATTTtcgacgacacacacacacacacacacgctgcagTGTGACCCCTCCGCGTTTGCCATGTCGTCCGAAAGCGCAGCGAGTTACAAGCAATAAGCGAAGTGTCTCCTGCAGTCCAATTAATTCCCAACGCTTTTAGCTTCCTACGTGCGTGCGTTTTACACACGCTTTCCTGTAGTATTACAGAAAGTTGAAACAAGCAGCGCAGTATGGTCTTCATGGAAAGAGCAAGCGGAGAAACACCGATCTACGAACGCCAGCGAAAGAATCGagagaagaggggaaaaaaaaaagaaaaataagaaatacTCGTAAGGCCAATAACGCGAAAAGATTCGACTCTGTTACAGGTTCCGTTCGGTTCGAGGTCACGGTCGCGCCGTTTCCTCGCGCGACACGGTTTCAGCCGGATTTCGATTCGGTTCCTCGGAGCTGACACAGCTTAGCTACACGGAGAACACACAGCCAGAATAAcacagctgctgctgttgctgctgctgctgcaacggCACAGACACAAACCGGCGCCGCTGTTGGCGAAGCTACCGCGGCTCGCATGCACGCGTACAATCTGAGGGTAACGCCCGCACCTGCGAAATCTTTGCGCGCCGCATTACGCGAAGCGACACAGacagaagatgaaaaaaaaaaatgcaaatacgCGACAAGCGCCCCCAAGGTTTCGTCTGTGCGTCTGCAGCTAAGCGCAGACCGGCCAGCGCACCGGTCTGCAAAAAAACCACACCTCTCAACGACAAATTGACGCGATAAAGTTGCGGAAAAGTATACAAAAAAAGCGAACCCGAAACTCGAATCGACACAAGCAGAAGAGCGCGCAAATTTTCAGGGTGCCAGTGTCGTGTTCAGCACGTAGTAAAACAAGGCGAAAACAAAACTcgcgcaaaaagaaaatagaaaaaaacaccGGCATGCGTTCGTCACAGACGGACTTCGTGCTGCGATCAAAGTAAGAGTAGTACAGGAAGCGCGCGAGTTCTCTTCGGGGTAATCGTCCGAGGCCGTCGACGCAGATATCGCGTGTTAGCatcgaacaaaactgaaaacgCGATTGGAAGCTGAAACCAGACAGTCGGGTACGAATATGTCACGCTCAGCTGGCGGGAGTTGGCGCGCGACTGTGCTCACCGCGCGCAGCGAGGTTGCCGGGTTCCAGACGTGCAGGTAAATAGCAAGCACGGCGGCCGTCTCAACCGAAACACGCAGCCCCGGCGTTGCTGCAACAGGCGCGTACGTGTGTCGCCTAggcgttgtggaaggcacggtTCCACGGTTGCGCGCCCAATGTTCAATACTGAAAGTAAAAACAAAGGTACGACTCACCGCCGCAGTTCCGTGAGCGCGGTCCACACCACACACGCACGTACCAGACGCTCACCGCCCGCGCATCGAGCTGGCTGTCACGTGGTACAAAGGTTGGCAGCAAGATTCGCGCGAAGTGCACCAGATGGCAATAGGCATCGGGCAAGCAGGTAACCATAGGCATCTATAGAGTGATTGCGTGTGATGGCATTAACAAACTTAACTTTAACGAACTATTAAGCAACAAAGAgtttttatttgctgctcttATCAGACACACTTTAGTGCGACATTGAGAAGTGGACAAACTGCGGTCTGCGAATATGTCTAGAAATGTGCGCAAAATCAAGTCAACCGAGTGGAATGGTGTCGCCATCTCCCGGCAAACTTACCACACGGTACCGTGGTACCACTTAAAGTAAATCCAGGCCTAAAAGTAAATCTACGCCTAGTAGAGTTACGCCCTATATATTTAAGCAGCGAATCTTAAAggttgcgcttttttttttttttgttgaattcGGCGGACGCTATATTGAGACAAAAACACATCATAGACGTCCTGCGTTGGAGACCCCCTATGGTCGAATACGGTCGAATATCAGCTAAGAAACAAATACAATCAAGAAATTATGCAAACTATACTAAAAATAACAGATACATGCACGATTCAAAAGCGATGAAGCCAGCGGAAAGGGCGAGTGACTTTCGTGGCTGTAATTGGTCTGCTTGAGCAGACGACAAAAGACCGTTTTTGAAGTCACCCCTTTGGGGATTCATTTACAAATTGCGTGCTAAACAAATTGTTGCGCAATGCAGGATGGATGCGGCTGTAGGAAACAAAAATAGGGACGATGCTACTATTTGCGTCTGCTGCTCCAGTGTCCGCTACCATTTGGTTTTAACCTTTGCAGGGAGGGGATATGTCACTAAAATGGTTGTCACCaaggcggaagaaaaaaaagattatgcaACAACGGAAAAGGGTGTAATGACGCTGCCTAGCTTTTTAGTAATTTGTTTTTCAAATATATTCGCAGTTTACTAGACACAATTAGGGCGACGTCAGTTTCGCTTCTGCTGATGTAgtgcattaaaaataaaagaagcgaAGTCAACTTTTTGGGAAGGTGGCGCCGCCGTAGTGGACTTCAAGAACAAGTGGCtgggaaactctatggttgggATGAGACAGGGCAGGCATAGATAtatcaatgcctcctttactagatgcctgccgcgtgagccgagaagctggttcctgcccctttcctctttactcttccccacccgggttaacccgggtcggctgcgagcgctagctgcggtggccgctgcaaacctaaatcacgtagccatgcctccgagattttagcggcgtctgaTGCGATCCCGGAGGCACAGGACCCACAGTCTCTGGTCAAGCCATTGGTggagcgcgcgccagcctagtaatcgtcacttcctccgcaacaggaagtgggtcggctgcgagcgccgtctctccgcgactaccctgaactacgggaacctccgctccaataggaagactagcgacgcggcaggcatctagtaaaggaggcattggatATATATACGAGATGAGGAGCAAGATGGCAGCTTCCTTCAGTACAAATACTTCGAATATGATGACGCTAAAGAGAGTATGTTTTGACACATGCACGGGTGTTTGCACGTTCAAGCGCTTTATTCACAGAAATAATTACACTTGTCGCTGATGATTAATGTCTTACAGTTCATGCTGAGGCAAGAAGTTCTCAAACTGTATCGAGATACTCTGCGAACGATACGCGCTGTTGGTGACGAGCGGCAAAGAAAGGAGCTGCAGGTTTGGGCGAGGCATGATTTTGACAGCAACAAGCACGTTACAGAGGAGGTGCGTGCTGTGCTCACGGTGACAGCTGCGTTTGTGTTAGCGACTTCCGTGTGACATATTAGTGCTGACAACGGAGTATGCGGCCGATGAACGAGGGTCTGTCAAAACCAAATGGTTCACGTCATTAAAGACGTCAGTTTATTACCGTGTCTGTTTTCAGTTATTGCAGTTAGTGCAAAGAAATTCCAGCATAATTTTCGCTCTGTCCAGTCAGTGGGCAAAATAAAGCCCGTTTTAATAGCCCACTTACTGTGTATTATAGTCAGATTAATCTTCACACGATTTAGCCGTGTTGAAAAATCATAATTTACCAAGTCTTCAGATCTTACTAGTAACTTCTTGTCAATCCGAAGCGGAAGCTCGTAACAATTCGACTTCTGCATGCAGGCCTGATTACTTCCTTGAGTGCCGATGATAGATGCATTTCCTGATGTAATCAAGAGTTCGACAGAACACCGTCTGGTCATGTAAATGCATTATTCATACAAAGGCGCTGACCACTTATCAAACTGTTTTTTGACATTGGTCAGTGACCTGTTGTATGAGTAACCTGGATACGGCAATTAGTTACAACGAAAACAGTGAATTGTAGCCACCATTTCTTACTATTACCAAAATTAAACCTGACCCACTGCTACGGTGTCTTATATTCCTTGAGTTGTTTTAGGACGTTTACTCAATAGTAGTTAAAACACAGGTCACATTGGTCTCTTAGTTAAAACGTAGCCTCGCGTGTGTCTTGTCGTTTCAGGATGCTATCAAGATGCACATCGCCCGGGGAAAACTGGCACTCAAGGAACTCCAGTCATCGGTACATCTTTCGAAGTAGCTGCGAGTTCATAGAACTTTCCCTTATTTAGTCAAAGGCTCACCCATATCATAATAAAAGTTATTTCATTCATTGCTTATATTAGGTGTGATCATCCTGTCGCCACATGCACATTTTCCAGCACCACCATTTAAAATGCGAATGCTACTTAGTTGCTTTGGATGCGCACTTGGTAATCATTTAAGCCTTCCTTCAGTGCACCTATGCAGGTGGCCTCTGTTATGGGTGCACTCCTTATAAGGTTGCAGTGCTTTCAAAAGCTTCCACAACTTAAGCCATTTCAACAAAAACATGTTACACAAATTTTGGCAAACTGTTGTAACAGTCTGAAAAGCTAAGGGCAGTAAAAATTTGGCAGTTTTACCTCAAGGATGAACTACTGACTGCGAAAAAATGTTTAGCTTTGCACATGAACTTCTCAGACAGTGTTCCAACTGTACACGGGTCTGACTAATTCAGACGTGACATACGCGTCTGTGCCAAAATTTCTGCCACCCTTCAAAACATTAACACAACCTGTAGGACCTGTAATGACATCACACAGGGACTACTATGAAGAGCTGCAGGAGTAAATTTACATCACTTTCAGGTTCGAGCGCTGATACTGTTTTGAACTTTTAATGATATTCAATAGTCCGAGAAGATTtcagataaaaggcatgcgctgtaaACATTATCTTTCATGATATTCGTtttgggctgccattctcaaaattttgaGGTGTAATTAGGTCAAGAACATAAGACCTGGTGTAAACAACTTTAGTGATTGAATAGTGTAGaaatataacctgcatatacgGCATGACAAGCGCATAGCATATATATGCCTAAATATAGGCGAAGCCCCATAGTGGTGCTGAAGATTCGCTTGGAGTGTGCATATAGTTTTTATCACAATAAATTATGTAATATGTCATCATCATTGACCTCTCAATGAATACTAAATACTAGTAATTGTAAAATCTACCACATAATTTCACGCTAATGTTACTAAAAGAAAAATCTGGCACTAGCATGGCCGCAAAGTCAACATGGGAATGATTGGCGATACACCTTGTCACAAACCTTGTCAGTGCCAGGagctgtctgtctgtatgtatgtCTCTGATTTCTGACAAGGTGGAATAATTACCTGGCTAACACAGTTACCATTACACATACAGGTGCTGTGAATGGCTAGAGCTTAAGACAGAAGTAGAgccacaacaaaaacaaaaaccgCCTCTATGTTTGACAAGCAACAGAAGACAAAAGAGAAGAATATGCAACCAAGCTATCGGGCACCATAAAGAGGAAATATGATTTAGCGATTGTTATTcattagaaaaaaatgaaaagttggGACATTAATCTGTCCTGACTGGTTTGAGTTTGGACATTTACTTAAAAGTCGTAACTGTCCCCCTATATTCGAGACTGTTGGCAATCCTATTGAACCTGCTACTAACCTGCTTATATGCAGTGACCTTGCTTTCAGTGGTGGTGACCACAAAGTTGCCGTAACCACTGCAGGACAGTAGCAGGGTTTCTGCATAAAAAGTCTTAAGGCTCGTTTAAGGACTTGTGTTGTTCTTGGTTTGTGCCGTGACTTGTGCATCACAGCTTACACAGTACCAACTTTTCATTACACAGAAGTGCAGTTCCGTCAGAGCTTGAACCTATTCACAAGTAAATGTTTAATATTTCTGCACTTTCCTTCACAGAGAGAAAGGTAATGATTTGTGCGTAAAGGGGAGGGCGACTGGGCTGAGTGTCATTGACTACGAAAGCTTCACATGTAAAGATATATGGTTAATTGTCTCTTATAATATTAGCCCGTGGTCAGACTTAGCCATCAAACAATGTGATCACCTTAGGCAGGCATTTCTCTTGAAATTTCTTTAGTATTTCGCATTCCCACATGAGGCAATGCACAACTGGAGCTGCCAGTCATGTGTACGCCAGCCATAACATTTCGCTTGCGGAACACATTTTTGCTGAACTATGTGGGCCTGCTCTCTTTACACAATGACAACACTTAAAAATCATGATGCCCATTCTGTGCATCTTAGAGCAGCATAAAAACAGAACTTGAGGATGAAAGACAAAGCAAGGCTTTTCTGTTGACACAATGCTTCTTGTATTGCACCTTttctttaaaggaacactaaaaagGAATATTACGTTGAGCTCCATAAATAAATTGTGTTTCTGCAATGCACAACAGCTAGAAGAGGCTTGGTAAGACAGAAAATACTCAACTTGCACCACATTTGATGTGTAATGACATAGTGGTTTTGACTTTCCATTTCCTGCCTTAGGTGAAGGTCATCAACCTCAAAACCATAGAAGAAATACTGTCAAGCCCTAGGGTGGCAGATTTGCAAAGAGTAGCAGCATAGACAACAGAGCAAGCTGGAGTGAGGGCCATAATGTCGCAATGTCTTCCATGTTTCCAGCTGCTGCGTCATGACACTTACACCTCCTGGGAAATGGAACAAAATGGATTGTAGAAAACATTGTAGTCAATCATTTACAGCACTTTCAAActtgccagtcttctttttaaaGGGTTTTGAGGTCGAGCATGTTCATTTAAAGCAAAACATGGACAGATGAAAATGTTACGACAGTACTCGCAGCATGACAGTAGTGTTCATAAAAGAACGGCTACAGTGATCTATATTCTAAAAGAACCAAAAGAAAATAAGGGCTACACAAGCCACCACAAAGAAGGGATACTTCGGGCTATATTCTAAAGGAAGCAAGCACTCAAGCTCTCAAGTTTCGAGAATACCTGCTCCAAAATGTCCCAAATAAGAGAAAATACATTGAAACCCTGATGACACAGTTATTAGTGCAAGGGCTTTGTTCCGAAATTAAACAAGGAAATGTAGCCTTCATTTCTGCCAGAAATAATCAGCCTTTTCGCACCAAACCGATTCAAATAGGGTCTTAAAGGAATAATTTACTATCCATTACTGTTTCACTTATGTTATTCAGCGACTCTTGTAAGGTTTGTGATGCTTTCAAGATCTGTTGTATCAGTCTATCAAAACATTGCTGTgcggcttttatttttcttgaatcAGCATTAAAGAAACGCAGTAGCGTTAAATACAATGTGTTTACACTGGCAGCCCCTGTTTATTTTACCAAGTAGTAGGGTAAGGTGAGCACACAGATACTACGGCGTCATGTTTTGACAAACGGCACCATTAGCATTGTCTTTTCTGTGAGTGGAATTCACTGAGCACCAAATGTCCAGGACATTGCGTGAGGTCACTGTTCTCTTCTCCTCCAGGCAATGCTGCGCAAGCCAGCTTTCATGCACTTCAACATCTACCAAGTCGTCAAGATCTTTACCATCCTTTAGCCAAATTACAGTCAATCTTGCGGTACTAAAGGATATTCGCTTTGCGCTTGGGCTTGTGAAGCGCAGTATTCTACTCCACCCTTGTTCTAATGTGGTCGTGCAAGTCAGTCTTCATCCCCTTCATCGTCCATAAAGTCATCAAACTCTTCATCATCCTCCAGCGCCACTATGCTTTCATCCTGCGACGTCGAAGGGCGTTCGCTCTTCAGTTTGTCCAGCGTGGCCCTCAAGTCTGCGACCATAAGCTGGCGGCACTTGCTGATCGTGCCTTCCTCACACCAGCCATCTCTCTCGTGACAGGTTGTTTCGCGGCCGTCGTTGGCGTGCAACAGCTTTTGGACGCCGTCCATGCGGATGTCCTTGAGGTGGTAGAACATCTGGCGGTACGGTGGCAGTTTTCCTGGCAGGAAGCACACTA
This window encodes:
- the LOC142585400 gene encoding LYR motif-containing protein 2 — encoded protein: MRSKMAASFSTNTSNMMTLKRFMLRQEVLKLYRDTLRTIRAVGDERQRKELQVWARHDFDSNKHVTEEDAIKMHIARGKLALKELQSSVHLSK